One part of the Numenius arquata chromosome 24, bNumArq3.hap1.1, whole genome shotgun sequence genome encodes these proteins:
- the TOMM6 gene encoding mitochondrial import receptor subunit TOM6 homolog, with translation MAAAGPAAAAGQASGSAGLRGWLRSAYRFATDRNDFRRNLLVNLGLFAAGVWVARNLTDIDLMAPQPVP, from the exons atggcggcggcggggccggcggctgcgGCAGGGCAGGCGAGCGGGTCGGCGGGACTGCGCGGGTGGCTGAGGAGCGCTTACCGTTTCGCCACCGATCGGAACGACTTCCGCAG GAACCTGCTGGTCAACCTGGGGCTGTTCGCCGCTGGAGTCTGGGTCGCCCGCAACCTGACGGACATCGACCTGATGGCCCCGCAGCCCGTCCCGTAG